One Tachysurus fulvidraco isolate hzauxx_2018 chromosome 2, HZAU_PFXX_2.0, whole genome shotgun sequence DNA segment encodes these proteins:
- the hrh1 gene encoding histamine H1 receptor encodes METKTGSQVNKILQGHASLNYTTYLNASLSLHHHVNNAVLGIILGMLCLLTIIMNILVLVAVRKERTLHTVGNLYIVSLSLADLIVGSTVMPLNLVYLLEDEWKLGRVVCQFWLVMDYVASTASIFSLFILCLDRYQSVRHPLRYLKYRTRGRATLMICFAWLLSIMWIIPILGWRMFANVDQKPELENKCDTDFRFVTWFKVLTAILNFYIPSFLMLWFYSQIFIAVREHYKQWESVTIAKVVADEDINVQSLKNQRTFSKMADEENLALQTYSQKEGILDQYTLEQQYNSRDANEENGESTGDKKSKHRKTFFKITKPKKKTVREPREVSSVNQEINSETPSKDPSLPLGFLQHEENADLKKFVSVTDCNVLVPNSVANICEITTNTDIHKHITILCNDDANAQSPTSQGSWMHGNGPAIDGSNTMTLRQTWQKFCEQSRQCVQNMRVHKERKAVRQLGFIIGAFMVCWIPYFITFMVMALCNTCVHHDLHMFTIWLGYINSTLNPFIYPLCNDNFKRVFKKFFRIKQ; translated from the coding sequence ATGGAGACTAAGACAGGCAGTCAAGTCAATAAAATCTTGCAAGGCCATGCCAGCTTAAATTATACAACGTATTTAAATGCATCTCTATCCCTCCACCATCATGTGAATAATGCAGTGCTGGGGATCATTCTGGGCATGTTGTGTCTCCTGACAATCATCATGAACATTCTGGTTCTTGTGGCCGTGAGGAAAGAACGTACTTTACATACCGTGGGAAATCTTTACATTGTCAGCCTCTCTTTAGCAGATCTAATAGTTGGGTCAACTGTAATGCCACTAAACCTTGTCTATCTACTTGAGGATGAATGGAAACTTGGTCGTGTGGTGTGTCAGTTCTGGTTGGTGATGGATTATGTCGCTAGCACGGCATCCATTTTCAGCTTGTTTATTCTTTGCTTGGACAGATATCAGTCTGTTAGGCACCCGTTAAGGTATCTGAAATATCGAACCCGGGGAAGAGCGACACTGATGATTTGTTTTGCTTGGCTTCTGTCAATAATGTGGATTATTCCCATTTTGGGATGGCGGATGTTTGCAAATGTTGACCAGAAACCTGAGCTAGAAAACAAGTGCGACACAGACTTTCGTTTTGTCACATGGTTTAAAGTGCTGACTGCCATTCTCAACTTCTACATCCCGTCGTTCCTGATGCTGTGGTTCTATTCTCAAATTTTCATAGCTGTGCGAGAACATTACAAGCAATGGGAGAGCGTCACTATTGCTAAAGTGGTGGCAGACGAAGACATTAATGTGCAAAGCTTAAAAAATCAGAGGACATTCAGTAAAATGGCTGATGAAGAGAATCTGGCCTTGCAGACTTATTCACAAAAGGAGGGTATATTGGATCAATATACTTTAGAGCAGCAGTACAACTCAAGGGATGCTAATGAAGAGAATGGCGAATCCACGGGCGATAAAAAATCCAAacatagaaaaacattttttaagattACAAAGCCTAAGAAGAAAACAGTGAGGGAGCCTCGTGAGGTTTCGTCAGTGAACCAGGAGATAAATTCAGAAACACCTTCAAAGGATCCATCTTTACCTCTGGGCTTTTTGCAACATGAAGAGAATGCCGACCTGAAGAAGTTTGTATCTGTTACTGATTGTAATGTATTAGTGCCGAATTCAGTTGCTAATATTTGTGAGATAACAACCAACACTGATATTCACAAACACATCACCATTCTCTGTAACGATGATGCTAATGCACAATCGCCTACATCACAAGGGTCATGGATGCACGGCAACGGTCCAGCAATAGATGGTAGCAACACTATGACTTTGAGGCAAACATGGCAGAAATTTTGTGAACAGTCTAGGCAGTGTGTCCAAAACATGCGCGTTCATAAGGAACGGAAAGCAGTGAGGCAGTTAGGCTTCATCATTGGCGCCTTTATGGTATGCTGGATCCCTTATTTTATCACTTTTATGGTCATGGCGCTGTGCAACACGTGCGTCCATCATGACCTCCACATGTTCACTATCTGGTTAGGTTACATCAACTCAACACTGAACCCCTTTATTTATCCACTTTGCAATGACAATTTCAAAAGAGTATTTAAAAAGTTCTTTCGTATCAAGCAGTAA